From Salinicola endophyticus:
CGAGGTGACGTTGACCATACCCAGGCCGCCGCGCATGCGTCCTACCGCCGCCGAGGCGAAACGTACCAGCCGCCGCGAGATACCGCCGTGGAGCATCAGCTCGCCGGCGAAGATGAAGAACGGGATCGCCAGCAGCGAGAACACCGAGATTCCCGAGACGATGCGCTGAAAGCCGACGAACAGCGGCAGCCCCTCGTAGAGAAAGGTCACCACCGCCGACAGCCCCACCGCGAAGGCGATCGGTGCGCCCACGATCAGGCCCAGCGCGAACACCCCGAACAGAATGATCAGTCCCATGGTCAGTGCCCCTTGCGTGTCGAGAGCGCGCGCTGGATCAGCTCGGCCCCGGTGAAGATCACCAGCAGCACTCCGCAAGCCACCAGCGGTGCCGAGCGCCAGCTCTCCGACAGCCCCAGCATGGGGATCGGACGGTCGGCGTTGTTGAGCATCATCAGCCACCCCTGCCACGCCATGACACCGCCGAAGGCGATCACGAAGGCGTCGGCGATCAGCTGCATCAGCAGGCGCAGCGGGCGCGGTGCGCCCTCGCGCAGGAAGTCGATGCTCAGGTGGGAATGGAACCTGACCCCGGCGGCAGCCCCCAGACAGGTGATGTAGACCACGATCAACAGCGACGACTGCTCGATCCAGGTCGGGGTGTCGTTGAGCACATAGCGGCCGAAGACCAGCCAGCCGAAGGAGAAGATCAGAAATACCAGCAGTACGCCGGCGACGACCAGGCAGAGTCGCGCCAGCGTATCGAGCACCTTGTCACACGCCGAGGTGCCAGCGGCCACGGGCGGCTGGGAGTCGTTCACGGAGGTGTCCTGTCACTGTGCTGTCAACGACAGCGAGAAACGCAGCGCGCCTCACCGCGGAGGCGCGCCGACGCCACGGGCGAGATCAGGGGGTCTGACGAATCTCGTCGATCAACGAAGCAAGCTCGGGGTGCTTGTCGGTGAATGCCTGGTAGAGCGGCTCCATACGCTGCTGGAAGGCGGCCTTGTCCTTCACCTCATTGATCTTCACCCCCGCCTTCTCGACGATCGCGCGGCTCTTCGCCACTCGCTCCGCCCACAGCTGGCGCTGCGCCTGGGCGGCGTGCTCGGCGGCGGTGCGCACGGCGCGCTGGTCGGCGTCGGAGAGCGCTTCCCAGCTCGACTTGGCTACGCACAGGCACTCGGGAATGATCAGGTGCTCGGTGAGCGAATAGTACTTGGCCACTTCGTAGTGGTTGCTCGACTCGAACGAGGGGAAGTTGTTCTCGGCACCGTCGATGACCCCGGTCTTGAGCGACTGGAACACTTCGCTGTAGGCCATCGGCGTGGCGTTGCCACCCAGCGCATCGACCATCTGCACGTAGAGATCGTTGTTCATCACCCGCAGCTTGAGCCCCTTGACGTCGTCGGGGGTCTCGATCGGGCGCTTGGTGTCGTAGAAGCTGCGCGCGCCGGAGCCGAACCAGGAGAGCGCGATCAGATTCTTCTCGGCCAGGGCGGCGGCAAAGCGCTTGCCGATGTCGCCATCCATGACCCGATACATCTGCTCGACGTCCTTGAACAGAAACGGCAGCGAGAGCACATCGGTCTCCGGCACCACCGGGCCCATCGGCCCCATGTTGAAGTTGCCGAAATCCAGCGCGCCGCTACGGGCCTGTTCGATCGCATCCGGCTGATCGCCGAGAACGCCGTTGTTGTAGACCTTGGGCTCGACGCGGCCGTCGGTGGTCTTGGCCACCTCCTCGGCGAACGACTTCAGCGCCAGCGAGTTGGGGTAGCCGTCGGGGTGCACGTTCCAACCGCGCCAGGTCGCCGCCTGGGCACCCAGGCTGGCGCCCAGCAGTACGCCGGCGGCCGCGAGAGAGAGGCAGGTACGCGAGACACGCGCAGAGAAGAGTGAGGTCATGACGCGCTCCATGTCGAATGGGCGCAGCCTTCGAGGCCGCCGTCCGGCGTCTTCGCCAGACCGATCGCGACACCGCACAGGCCGCAATGTTGTTATCATCGCCGCCAACATTGCCATACATCATACTTATTCAAATATTAGACTTTGGGATTCTCGCCGCGTTACCCGGTGGGCGACATGGCTGCCCCCTTGGGCGCTATCGCGCCGCCGGCGTCAGCGCCCCTGTCGGCGCGAGTCCGGGTCTCTCGCGCCCGCCCCCGGCTTCTTTTCCGCCGAAGCTCCCCCCTCGGTCTGGTCACGCTCCCCCGACGCTGCGTGCCGATGCTGAGTAGCGCCGCTGGCCAGGCAGGACTTGCTGTCGCGGCTCTGCTCGCCATCTTCACGCTGCAGACACGGCTCGGCCGATGCCGAGTAGGTCGTCACCGTACTGCGCCCTCCTCGCTTGGCGCAGTAGAGCGCTTCGTCGGCCAGCCGCAGCAGGCCGTCAGGGCTTGCACTGTGCATCGGGAAGCTGGCGATACCGGCAGAAAAGGTGACATGGCCAAGGCTCATGTCGCCACGCTTGAGCGGCCTCGATGAGAGTCGCCCCAGCAGCCGCTCGAGACGCACGGCCAGCGCCCCCGCTGAGGTGTGGGAGAGCAGCGCGAACTCCTCGCCGCCCAGGCGACAGACGCTCTCACCGGCCTCCTTGTTCGCCTTGAGCAGGGTCGCCACCTCGACCAGCACGCCATCGCCGGCATCGTGTCCGAAACGGTCGTTGATGCGCTTGAAGTGGTCGAGATCGATGATCGCCAGGGTCAGGCATCCACCGCCCGTCGCCGCCCGCCGGCACGCCTGGGCGTAGGCCGCGTCGAAATGGCGTCGGTTGTAGAGCCCGGTCAGGGCGTCGCGGTAGGACAAGCCTTCGAGCTCTTCGACCAGGCCCGCCAGCTCCGCGGTGCGCTCCGTCACCTGCTGCTCCAGCGTCTCGTGGGAGCGGGCCAGTTCGCGATGGACCCGATGGTAGCGATGCAGCGAGATCGCCACGCAGGAGAGGGAGAAGGCCAGCGTGCCGAAGCTCAGCGGTATCGGCTGCCACGGGATGAAGCCGTGGGCCACCAGGATGTCGGCCAGCAGCAGCGGTGCGAACACTGCGAAGCTCAGCACCACGGTGCGCTGGGTGCCATCCAGCACTCGCCATTGCCCCAGCGCCAGTGTCAGCATCGTCGGCAGCGTCAGCACCAGCAGGACGTCGAAGATGGGAAAGGTCAGCGACAGGTTGATCACGCCGCCCTGGACCAGCCCGACCACCAACACCACGTAGGCGAGATGCAGCGCCCATAGCCGCTGCATCCAGCGCCGCGCACTCCCCTTGAGCCAATGGGCCAGGATCAGCCCGGTCGCCACCGGCAGCATGTAGTAACTGAAGGCCCGGATCAGATCCCATCCCAGCGGGTTGCCGGCGATCAACTGCCGCGCCGGCGCCTCGGCCAGCAGCATCAGCCCCGAGGCGCCGGCGAACAGCGCGATGGCGCCGAAACTGCGCCGCTCGACGCCACTAACGGCGAAGATCGCGGCGAATACCGACAGCGCCAGCGCCAGCGCGCTCACCGCCACGTCCCAGGCCGAGCGCCGGATGATCTGACGATAGGCCTCTCCGCGCTCCATCAGGTACACCTGGCCCCACAGGCCGATACTGGTGTAGTCGGAGAAGACACGCACCCAGAGAGTCTGCCCGCCAAAGCCGTGGGGCAGCGCGATCATGTGCCATGGCCAGCCGGCAAAGGCGATGCTGTCGCCATCAGTGAAGTCGCCATGCTGGTAGATCAGCTGGTCGCCGAGATAAACCTGCGCGATCAGATCGATGCTGGAGATGAACAGCACCGGGTCGTGCCATTGATTGTGCGGTAGACGCAGGCGAAACCACACCTTGTCGCGGCCGTCACGCTGCGGCGGGTTGGCGGGAAAGGCGATCGGCTGCCAGCCACGGTCGTCAGCGTGAAGCCAGGCCGGCAGCCCGGCGCCATCCCGCGGCGAGTCGCCCCAGCGGTACTCCCAACCGCTCGGCTCGACGCTCGGCGTCTCGCCCTGGGGCTCGCGCGTGGCCCAGCTCCAGGCCACCCACATTCCGATCAGCAGTACGCAAAGGCCGGTGACGACGCCGATTACGCGCATGATGAGCTCCCCCCTCAAGGAAGCTCATAGTGTCATGAAACCAAGTGTCAAGATAAGTATCCAAAGGTGATTTGACTAGGCTCTCACCTGCACTCTGGTGTCCTGTCCTGGCGCTCAAGCCCTGCCACCATCCCTACCCCTACCCCTATCTTCACCATCTATCTCTCTATAGCCTATCCACGACTCTGCCTGGCACCGGCACCCCATGCCGCCTCATGCTGTCTCCTACCCCTCCTCGTCCACCGGCGTATCGCGGCGGGTGCAACTACCGCTGCGCGGTTCGGCTCAGCGTACCAGCGCCGGGCGTTTGGGGTCGAAGCGCCAGCCATCGATCAGATACTGCATCGCCATGGCGTCGTTGCGGCTGCGTAAATCGAGCGAGCGGTAGAGCGCGTGGGCCTGTTCGAGCTGCGCCATGTCCAGCTCGATGCCCAATCCGGGCGTGGTGGGCACGCGCAGCTTGCCGTCGCGGATCGCCAACGGCTCGCGGGTGAGGCGCTGGCCATCCTGCCAGATCCAGTGGGTGTCGATGGCGGTGATCTCCCCCGGGCAGGCGGCGGCGACGTGGGTCATCATCGCCAGCGAGATATCGAAGTGGTTGTTGGAGTGCGAGCCCCAGGTCATGCCCCACTCATGGCAAAGCTCGCCGACCATCACCGCCCCCTGCATTGTCCAGAAGTGACAATCCGCCAGCGGAATATCCACCGCATTGAGCGCCACCGCGTACTGCAACTGCTTGAAGTCGGTGGCGATCATGTTGGTGGCGGTCTTCAGGCCGGTACGTTTCTTGAACTCGGCCATCGTCTCGCGCCCGGACCAGCTCGCCTCCTGCCCACAGGGATCTTCGGCATAGCTCAGCAGATGCTTGATCGGGTCGAGCACGCGCACCGCCTCGTCGAGCGTCCAGGCACCGTTGGGGTCCAGGGTCAGGCGCGCCTCGGGGAAGGCGTCGTGCAGCGCGCGGATACACTCCGCCTCCTCCTCGCCGCGCAGCACGCCCCCCTTGAGCTTGAAATCCTTGAAGCCATAGCGCGCATGGGCAGCCTTGGCCAGCTCGGCGACCGCGTCCGGCGTGAGCGCCTGGCGACGTCGAACTTCGTCCCAGGCGTCCACCGGGTTGTCGGCTTTCGGGTAGGGCAGATCGGTCTTGGCCGGATCGCCGAGCAGGAACAGATAGCCCAGCGCCTCGACCTCGTCGCGCTGGCGGCCGAAACGCCCCAGCAGATCCGCCACCGGCTGGCCCAGCGCCTGCCCGTAGAGATCGTAGAGCGCCGACTCGATGGCGGTCAGCACATGCA
This genomic window contains:
- a CDS encoding TRAP transporter substrate-binding protein — translated: MTSLFSARVSRTCLSLAAAGVLLGASLGAQAATWRGWNVHPDGYPNSLALKSFAEEVAKTTDGRVEPKVYNNGVLGDQPDAIEQARSGALDFGNFNMGPMGPVVPETDVLSLPFLFKDVEQMYRVMDGDIGKRFAAALAEKNLIALSWFGSGARSFYDTKRPIETPDDVKGLKLRVMNNDLYVQMVDALGGNATPMAYSEVFQSLKTGVIDGAENNFPSFESSNHYEVAKYYSLTEHLIIPECLCVAKSSWEALSDADQRAVRTAAEHAAQAQRQLWAERVAKSRAIVEKAGVKINEVKDKAAFQQRMEPLYQAFTDKHPELASLIDEIRQTP
- a CDS encoding TRAP transporter small permease translates to MNDSQPPVAAGTSACDKVLDTLARLCLVVAGVLLVFLIFSFGWLVFGRYVLNDTPTWIEQSSLLIVVYITCLGAAAGVRFHSHLSIDFLREGAPRPLRLLMQLIADAFVIAFGGVMAWQGWLMMLNNADRPIPMLGLSESWRSAPLVACGVLLVIFTGAELIQRALSTRKGH
- a CDS encoding GGDEF domain-containing protein — protein: MRVIGVVTGLCVLLIGMWVAWSWATREPQGETPSVEPSGWEYRWGDSPRDGAGLPAWLHADDRGWQPIAFPANPPQRDGRDKVWFRLRLPHNQWHDPVLFISSIDLIAQVYLGDQLIYQHGDFTDGDSIAFAGWPWHMIALPHGFGGQTLWVRVFSDYTSIGLWGQVYLMERGEAYRQIIRRSAWDVAVSALALALSVFAAIFAVSGVERRSFGAIALFAGASGLMLLAEAPARQLIAGNPLGWDLIRAFSYYMLPVATGLILAHWLKGSARRWMQRLWALHLAYVVLVVGLVQGGVINLSLTFPIFDVLLVLTLPTMLTLALGQWRVLDGTQRTVVLSFAVFAPLLLADILVAHGFIPWQPIPLSFGTLAFSLSCVAISLHRYHRVHRELARSHETLEQQVTERTAELAGLVEELEGLSYRDALTGLYNRRHFDAAYAQACRRAATGGGCLTLAIIDLDHFKRINDRFGHDAGDGVLVEVATLLKANKEAGESVCRLGGEEFALLSHTSAGALAVRLERLLGRLSSRPLKRGDMSLGHVTFSAGIASFPMHSASPDGLLRLADEALYCAKRGGRSTVTTYSASAEPCLQREDGEQSRDSKSCLASGATQHRHAASGERDQTEGGASAEKKPGAGARDPDSRRQGR
- a CDS encoding enolase C-terminal domain-like protein, which gives rise to MSFPKITKMSVVPVAGYDSFLLNLSGGHAPWFIRCVLILEDDSGQRGVGEIPSSEGILRGLEQCRALVEGARIDQVKQVLNRARLALAGNGREERGQQTFDLRVAVHVLTAIESALYDLYGQALGQPVADLLGRFGRQRDEVEALGYLFLLGDPAKTDLPYPKADNPVDAWDEVRRRQALTPDAVAELAKAAHARYGFKDFKLKGGVLRGEEEAECIRALHDAFPEARLTLDPNGAWTLDEAVRVLDPIKHLLSYAEDPCGQEASWSGRETMAEFKKRTGLKTATNMIATDFKQLQYAVALNAVDIPLADCHFWTMQGAVMVGELCHEWGMTWGSHSNNHFDISLAMMTHVAAACPGEITAIDTHWIWQDGQRLTREPLAIRDGKLRVPTTPGLGIELDMAQLEQAHALYRSLDLRSRNDAMAMQYLIDGWRFDPKRPALVR